A window of Macrotis lagotis isolate mMagLag1 chromosome X, bilby.v1.9.chrom.fasta, whole genome shotgun sequence contains these coding sequences:
- the LOC141498581 gene encoding uncharacterized protein LOC141498581, with protein sequence MGRAPSRWQLTVRQPAPAFTPVWTRLISPTPSPLSASKDPPEAGPPRGGLSASEARYSGGRSQGLISQQPLQSPGPQFPLRSQREEELSEFILPRQQSLVRPVSLAAAAGLTGVVRARVLWAVCQLTPSTVTARTLHQSERANAPTGTHTRLSLIGPSAHAGQSWCNMALSRPGAVAFSYLGAPRDSPSSGRESRGQTPRVMPAPPWVDKEPVGLLHLFNDDRGPDTNFLLYPGENVISRITQFTVVLPFPSISRLHAVIEIPPERGAPVLRDCNSLNGTYLFRPHRRLRPQVNCQLKDGDLVLFADILCQYRRLSAPLLPVPQDKLLVPVEGRALLQGTLLPEDSNKERVHLEKEQHPITGHGSSDTGADGTESLTWMKSGHPSAEANSVPEWVPGGEQMERTIMEVNSQDSSHLDLQNAQCLVRVNYNREGPFCSEQSQPSGARPNDFCIVTHEACPSPPWTSWDLQPGSSRKAAFTSRRDTENPNEEIQVQCMENAMENQVIEIETPRIAPEWGKREMGTLKRKTLANEAKRSKRKCVSPGAHREIPERGKIWIAGREKQKIIPERNVVKGCGKTKTEEKGMERQITDKDIFEFWAPGKRTQTQGMETKAPRKTLQQEAEGQISEEYDQEEEALQGLARNPQILSDSRHQRGLHDRKVLPHVEVSVDPLYPHSSDVPILAPKAAVPEASPPEWSSRITQSGKRRTYSRFYSSSSPAPQPSPVFGRGKGRGTGRPRGRGRGRASQQGIIRAPNMECLLPQDSRGKSESSFQKDTQKPFSFSSVPATHLAPQFILNDLPIMGNPQIPFLQSWKWGPPITTPEASASLTAESPAPGASWNPWVGTVCMTGSTGKAQPEFQGWNQAPTSKEPFSCLKKRGRGRPRKQAASRKEEDKPNDFKATAKAPVGVADIAVRGKARRGVGRPRLSEEEKALRLERRIGRKSRGFSCSSQGEAEGEQTVMALDGSLVSLVPEASNMATD encoded by the exons ATGGGCAGAGCACCCTCTCGGTGG CAGCTGACAGTCAggcaacctgctcctgcctttacccctgtGTGGACAcgactcatttcgccgactccgTCCCCGCTGTCAGCTTCCAAGGACCCcccagaggctggacccccgcggGGTGGTCTTTCTGCTTCTGAAGCCCGTTACTCAGGAGGTCGGAGCCAGGGGCTGATCTCCCAGCAGCCCTTGCAGAgccccgggcctcagtttcccttacgGTCACAGAGGGAGGAGGAGCTTTCTGAGTTTATTCTCCCCCGACAACAGTCTCTGGTCCGCCCTGTTTCTCTGGCAGCAGCAGCGGGGCTCACGGGGGTGGTCCGAGCCCGGGTGCTCTGGGCCGTGTGTCAGCTGACCCCCAGCACGGTTACAGCCCGGACGCTGCACCAATCAGAGAGGGCT AACGCTCCAACGGGAACCCACACCAGGCTGTCCCTGATTGGTCCCAGCGCCCACGCGGGCCAATCATGGTGTAACATGGCCTT ATCCAGGCCTGGGGCGGTGGCGTTCTCCTACTTAGGGGCGCCCCGGGATTCCCCCTCCTCGGGGCGGGAAAGCCGCGGCCAGACCCCTCGG GTCATGCCGGCCCCACCATGGGTGGACAAGGAGCCTGTGGGACTGCTGCATCTGTTCAACGACGACCGAGGCCCTGACACAA ATTTCCTGCTGTATCCTGGCGAGAATGTGATCAGCCGAATAACACAGTTTACTGTGGTGCTGCCTTTCCCATCCATCTCCAGACTTCATGCAGTAATTGAGATTCCACCTGAACGTGGGGCACCTGTTCTTCGAGACTGTAATAGCCTCAATGGTACATACCTCTTCAGACCTCACAGACGTCTCAGGCCTCAGGTGAACTGCCAGTTGAAGGATGGAGACTTGGTACTCTTTGCTGACATACTTTGCCAGTATCGCCGTCTGAGTGCTCCCCTCCTTCCGGTACCCCAGGACAAGCTTCTTGTTCCTGTGGAGGGGAGGGCTCTGTTACAGGGGACTTTATTGCCTGAAGACTCCAACAAGGAAAGAG TACATCTGGAGAAAGAGCAACACCCCATTACTGGACATGGAAGCAGTGATACAGGTGCAGATGGCACTGAATCTCTGACATGGATGAAGAGCGGTCACCCTTCAGCTGAAGCCAACAGTGTGCCAGAGTGGGTCCCAGGTGGTGAACAAATGGAAAGGACCATTATGGAAGTTAATAGCCAGG ATTCTTCACATCTAGATCTGCAAAATGCCCAGTGCCTTGTCAGAGTGAATTACAACCGTGAAG GGCCATTCTGCTCAGAGCAGTCACAGCCATCAGGAGCTCGACCCAATGACTTTTGCATTGTAACCCATGAAGCTTGCCCCTCGCCACCTTGGACATCCTGGGATCTACAGCCTGGGAGCTCCAGAAAAGCAGCATTCACGAGTAGGCGAGACACAGAGAACCCAAATGAAGAGATCCAGGTACAATGTATGGAGAATGCCATGGAGAACCAGGTGATAGAAATAGAAACACCTAGAATAGCACCAgagtggggaaaaagggaaatggggacCTTGAAGAGAAAGACACTGGCAAATGAGGCAAAGAGATCCAAGAGAAAATGTGTGAGTCCAGGGGCACACAGAGAGATACCAGAAAGAGGAAAGATATGGATAGCAGGTAGAGAGAAGCAGAAAATTATCCCAGAGAGAAACGTCGTAAAAGGCTGTGGtaaaacaaagacagaagagaagggaatggagaGACAAATCACTGACAAAGACATATTTGAGTTTTGGGCGCCAGGAAAAAGGACCCAAACACAGGGCATGGAAACAAAGGCCCCCAGAAAAACGCTTCAGCAAGAGGCAGAGGGACAGATATCAGAAGAGTATGACCAGGAGGAAGAAGCCCTGCAGGGGTTAGCCAGAAACCCCCAAATCCTCAGTGATAGTAGACATCAGAGAG GCCTCCATGACAGAAAAGTACTGCCTCATGTGGAAGTGTCAGTG GATCCGCTTTATCCGCATTCCTCAGATGTACCTATTTTAGCCCCTAAAGCTGCAGTCCCTGAAGCCTCACCCCCGGAATGGAGTTCCAGAATCACCCAGAGTGGAAAGAGGAGAACATACAGTCGGTtctattcttcttcctctccagcTCCTCAGCCATCACCTGTCtttggaaggggaaaaggaaggggcaCAGGCAGGCCaaggggcaggggaaggggaagagcaAGTCAGCAGGGGATCATTAGGGCCCCAAATATGGAATGTCTCCTCCCTCAGGATTCTAGAGGCAAATCAGAATCTTCTTTCCAAAAGGACACACAGAAgcctttcagtttctcctctgtacCAGCTACCCACTTGGCCCCTCAGTTCATACTCAATGATTTGCCCATAATGGGCAATCCCCAAATTCCGTTTCTTCAAAGCTGGAAATGGGGGCCCCCCATAACCACCCCAGAGGCCTCTGCTTCTCTGACAGCTGAGTCACCTGCCCCTGGAGCTTCCTGGAACCCCTGGGTAGGGACAGTGTGTATGACTGGGTCTACTGGGAAGGCCCAGCCTGAGTTCCAAGGCTGGAATCAGGCTCCAACTTCCAAGGAGCCATTTTCATGCCTCAAGAAACGGGGGAGGGGGCGGCCCAGAAAACAAGCAGCCAGCAGGAAAGAGGAAGATAAGCCAAATGACTTCAAG GCCACCGCAAAGGCCCCTGTGGGGGTTGCAGATATAGCAGTCAGGGGCAAGGCTCGCCGGGGTGTGGGACGCCCTAGACTCAGTGAAGAAGAAAAAGCTCTGCGGTTAGAGAgaagaattggaaggaaaagCAGAGGGTTTTC GTGCTCTTCACAGGGGGAGGCAGAAGGAGAACAGACTGTGATGGCACTGGATGGAAGTCTGGTTAGTTTGGTGCCAGAAGCTTCCAACATGGCGACAGATTGA